A genomic window from Motacilla alba alba isolate MOTALB_02 chromosome 2, Motacilla_alba_V1.0_pri, whole genome shotgun sequence includes:
- the AQP4 gene encoding aquaporin-4 isoform X2 has translation MSDGAAAPRRGKCGRLCKCERIMVAFKGVWTQPFWKAVSAEFLAMLIFVLLSLGSTINWGGAEKPLPVDMVLISLCFGLSIATMVQCFGHISGGHINPAVTVAMVCTRKISLAKSVFYILAQCLGAIVGAGILYLVTPPSVVGGLGVTAVHRDLSAGHGLLVELIITFQLVFTIFASCDSKRNDVTGSVALAIGFSVAIGHLFAINYTGASMNPARSFGPAVIMGRWENQWVYWVGPIIGAVLAGALYEYVYCPDVELKRCFKDVFGKATQPSKGKYIEVDDNRSHVETDDLILKPGIVHVIDIDRGEDKKGRDPSSEVLSSV, from the exons taaGTGTGGACGTCTGTGTAAGTGTGAGAGAATTATGGTGGCGTTTAAAGGAGTCTGGACTCAGCCCTTCTGGAAAGCCGTTTCGGCAGAATTTTTGGCCATGCTCATTTTTGTCCTCCTCAGCCTCGGCTCCACGATCAACTGGGGTGGAGCAGAGAAGCCCCTGCCTGTGGACATGGTCCTTATATCCCTCTGCTTTGGACTCAGCATTGCCACCATGGTGCAGTGCTTTGGACACATCAGCGGGGGCCACATCAACCCTGCTGTGACCGTGGCCATGGTCTGCACAAGGAAGATCAGCCTTGCCAAGTCCGTCTTCTACATTCTTGCCCAGTGCCTGGGAGCCATCGTGGGCGCGGGCATCCTTTACCTTGTCACACCGCCCAGCGTGGTGGGAGGCCTGGGAGTCACTGCG GTACACAGAGATCTTTCTGCTGGGCATGGACTCCTGGTGGAATTGATAATTACATTCCAGCTGGTTTTTACTATTTTTGCTAGCTGTGATTCAAAACGAAATGATGTCACTGGTTCAGTAGCTTTAGCAATTGGATTTTCTGTTGCAATTGGACATTTATTTGCT ATCAATTACACCGGTGCCAGTATGAACCCAGCTCGATCATTCGGACCTGCTGTCATTATGGGCAGATGGGAAAACCAATGG GTGTACTGGGTGGGACCGATAATCGGAGCCGTCCTTGCTGGTGCTCTGTACGAGTACGTCTATTGCCCAGACGTTGAACTCAAGCGCTGCTTCAAAGACGTCTTTGGTAAGGCCACCCAGCCCTCCAAGGGCAAGTACATCGAGGTGGATGACAACAGGAGCCACGTAGAGACTGATGACCTGATCCTGAAGCCTGGCATAGTTCATGTGATTGATATCGACAGGGGTGAGGACAAGAAGGGAAGAGATCCATCCAGCGAGGTGTTGTCTTCCGTATGA
- the AQP4 gene encoding aquaporin-4 isoform X1, with translation MTAADPQPGLRRPFLECRPPARSASKCGRLCKCERIMVAFKGVWTQPFWKAVSAEFLAMLIFVLLSLGSTINWGGAEKPLPVDMVLISLCFGLSIATMVQCFGHISGGHINPAVTVAMVCTRKISLAKSVFYILAQCLGAIVGAGILYLVTPPSVVGGLGVTAVHRDLSAGHGLLVELIITFQLVFTIFASCDSKRNDVTGSVALAIGFSVAIGHLFAINYTGASMNPARSFGPAVIMGRWENQWVYWVGPIIGAVLAGALYEYVYCPDVELKRCFKDVFGKATQPSKGKYIEVDDNRSHVETDDLILKPGIVHVIDIDRGEDKKGRDPSSEVLSSV, from the exons taaGTGTGGACGTCTGTGTAAGTGTGAGAGAATTATGGTGGCGTTTAAAGGAGTCTGGACTCAGCCCTTCTGGAAAGCCGTTTCGGCAGAATTTTTGGCCATGCTCATTTTTGTCCTCCTCAGCCTCGGCTCCACGATCAACTGGGGTGGAGCAGAGAAGCCCCTGCCTGTGGACATGGTCCTTATATCCCTCTGCTTTGGACTCAGCATTGCCACCATGGTGCAGTGCTTTGGACACATCAGCGGGGGCCACATCAACCCTGCTGTGACCGTGGCCATGGTCTGCACAAGGAAGATCAGCCTTGCCAAGTCCGTCTTCTACATTCTTGCCCAGTGCCTGGGAGCCATCGTGGGCGCGGGCATCCTTTACCTTGTCACACCGCCCAGCGTGGTGGGAGGCCTGGGAGTCACTGCG GTACACAGAGATCTTTCTGCTGGGCATGGACTCCTGGTGGAATTGATAATTACATTCCAGCTGGTTTTTACTATTTTTGCTAGCTGTGATTCAAAACGAAATGATGTCACTGGTTCAGTAGCTTTAGCAATTGGATTTTCTGTTGCAATTGGACATTTATTTGCT ATCAATTACACCGGTGCCAGTATGAACCCAGCTCGATCATTCGGACCTGCTGTCATTATGGGCAGATGGGAAAACCAATGG GTGTACTGGGTGGGACCGATAATCGGAGCCGTCCTTGCTGGTGCTCTGTACGAGTACGTCTATTGCCCAGACGTTGAACTCAAGCGCTGCTTCAAAGACGTCTTTGGTAAGGCCACCCAGCCCTCCAAGGGCAAGTACATCGAGGTGGATGACAACAGGAGCCACGTAGAGACTGATGACCTGATCCTGAAGCCTGGCATAGTTCATGTGATTGATATCGACAGGGGTGAGGACAAGAAGGGAAGAGATCCATCCAGCGAGGTGTTGTCTTCCGTATGA